A portion of the Hyalangium minutum genome contains these proteins:
- a CDS encoding P-loop NTPase, with amino-acid sequence MKPAPVPSASVSPTPSPIPGPPGLSKRARPRRVIAVGGGKGGIGKTLVSANLGIALAQAGMRVLLVDVDLGGANLHTCLGVGQPNATLSDFVRSSKVQIEDIIIPTGVPQLSLIAGAQDALDAANLKYAQKQKLQRALMAQQVDYLLLDLGAGTSFNTLDFFLMADHGVLVVLPEPTAVENAYRFVKAAFFRRLQQVEAQYGIEDLVESALTTREGALRTPHDFIAQVRQHDPNAGARLERDLQSFRIRLVVNQARTDADMNVGTAVVSAWKKFFGLEMDELGAIRYDDEAWRAVRKRRPILLERPDSAAAQGLQRIAARILTLDSPGSAGFSTP; translated from the coding sequence TTGAAGCCCGCACCTGTTCCCTCCGCGTCGGTCTCTCCCACTCCTTCACCCATCCCCGGTCCGCCGGGGCTCTCCAAGCGCGCGCGCCCTCGGCGGGTCATCGCCGTGGGCGGCGGCAAGGGGGGCATCGGCAAGACGCTCGTGTCGGCCAACTTGGGCATTGCCCTGGCGCAGGCGGGCATGCGCGTGCTGCTGGTGGACGTCGACCTGGGCGGCGCCAACCTCCACACCTGTCTCGGGGTGGGCCAACCGAACGCGACGCTGTCGGACTTCGTCCGCAGCAGCAAGGTCCAGATCGAGGACATCATCATCCCCACCGGTGTGCCCCAGCTGTCGCTGATCGCGGGCGCCCAGGACGCGCTGGACGCGGCCAACCTCAAGTACGCCCAGAAGCAGAAGCTGCAGCGCGCGCTCATGGCCCAGCAGGTGGACTACCTGCTGCTGGATCTGGGGGCGGGCACCAGCTTCAACACCCTGGATTTCTTCCTGATGGCGGACCACGGCGTGCTGGTGGTGCTGCCCGAGCCCACCGCCGTGGAGAACGCCTACCGCTTCGTCAAGGCGGCCTTCTTCCGCCGGCTGCAACAGGTGGAGGCGCAGTACGGCATCGAAGACCTGGTGGAGAGCGCTCTCACCACGCGCGAGGGGGCCCTGCGCACGCCGCATGACTTCATCGCTCAGGTGCGCCAGCATGATCCCAACGCGGGCGCCCGGCTGGAGCGGGATCTGCAGTCGTTCCGCATCCGCCTGGTGGTGAACCAGGCCCGCACGGACGCGGACATGAACGTGGGCACCGCGGTGGTGTCCGCTTGGAAGAAGTTCTTCGGCCTGGAGATGGATGAGCTGGGAGCCATCCGGTACGACGACGAGGCCTGGCGCGCGGTGCGCAAGCGCAGGCCCATCCTCCTCGAGCGTCCCGACTCGGCCGCCGCCCAGGGACTTCAGCGCATCGCTGCGCGTATCCTGACCCTCGATAGCCCCGGAAGCGCCGGGTTTTCCACGCCATGA
- a CDS encoding helix-turn-helix domain-containing protein, producing the protein MKPFEQQTYYELLEIPVSAPDEEIRAAYTRALETYAPDSVAVYALVDPGQVDALRARLTEAMEILTEPDLRAEYDRMIGVSRADSSAVKALTPALAAAAQSVPSQETSQPPAAPAPEAAPAAQTPASAVVAAPSAPEPAPAAAASAASAPTPTASSAPASTPPQAEPVAAPAPAAPAVAAPTLAVPEAPLGMPGIVTPSQVHAAFRSYAISYVPVLVPAPALISTAVASPFVASGQAEAAPPAPEAPAAAPAAPAPEAVAARAVEPVPPAAAPASTASAAPQSATSTPAATSVASSEPAAVSTPAPAPVAASPAPAQVRVNDEDEVSGVRAPLPERKETPAAASQPTATPPAPPERLTRPVPTPPPLPPGGRRPARPAGPPTPVPRADAGKGSARPGSGPGMDLEEAQQIAQETAIATAEAALAQVAAKAREPRPKPIELPPNTEFNGEVLRQVRESRGLSLSQLAERTRISSKHLENVEADRYTALPATVYLRGILMNIARELGLDPLKVSRSYLTLAAGPKKK; encoded by the coding sequence ATGAAGCCTTTCGAGCAGCAGACCTATTACGAGCTCCTCGAGATCCCCGTCTCCGCGCCGGACGAGGAGATCCGCGCCGCTTACACCCGGGCCCTCGAGACGTACGCGCCTGACTCCGTCGCGGTGTACGCCCTGGTGGATCCTGGCCAGGTCGATGCTTTGCGCGCCCGGCTCACCGAGGCGATGGAGATCCTCACCGAGCCGGACCTCCGCGCCGAGTATGACCGGATGATCGGCGTGAGCCGCGCCGACTCGAGTGCCGTGAAGGCCCTGACCCCCGCGCTGGCCGCGGCTGCTCAGTCCGTCCCGTCCCAGGAGACTTCCCAGCCTCCCGCCGCTCCAGCGCCCGAGGCCGCTCCTGCGGCGCAGACGCCCGCTTCCGCGGTGGTGGCGGCTCCCTCCGCGCCTGAGCCCGCCCCGGCGGCTGCTGCTTCGGCTGCTTCGGCTCCCACTCCCACCGCTTCGTCTGCCCCGGCCTCCACGCCTCCCCAGGCTGAGCCTGTCGCAGCCCCTGCGCCCGCTGCGCCTGCGGTTGCCGCACCCACGCTTGCCGTGCCCGAGGCTCCGTTGGGGATGCCGGGGATCGTCACGCCGAGCCAGGTCCATGCGGCGTTCCGCAGCTATGCCATTTCGTATGTGCCCGTGCTGGTGCCCGCGCCCGCGCTGATCAGCACCGCGGTCGCCTCGCCGTTCGTGGCCTCGGGGCAGGCAGAGGCGGCACCTCCCGCACCGGAGGCACCGGCTGCCGCGCCCGCGGCTCCGGCTCCCGAGGCTGTCGCGGCCCGGGCCGTCGAGCCGGTACCTCCCGCAGCTGCTCCTGCGAGCACGGCCAGCGCAGCACCTCAGAGTGCAACGAGCACTCCCGCCGCCACGTCCGTTGCATCCTCTGAGCCTGCCGCTGTTTCCACACCCGCCCCCGCGCCGGTGGCTGCCTCGCCAGCGCCTGCCCAGGTGCGGGTGAACGACGAGGACGAGGTCTCCGGAGTCCGGGCCCCGCTGCCCGAGCGGAAGGAGACGCCTGCCGCGGCCTCGCAGCCCACAGCCACGCCTCCCGCGCCGCCCGAGCGCCTCACGCGGCCTGTTCCCACGCCGCCGCCGCTGCCTCCCGGAGGCCGCCGCCCCGCGCGCCCGGCCGGCCCACCGACGCCCGTTCCCAGGGCTGACGCAGGGAAGGGGAGCGCGCGTCCGGGCTCGGGTCCGGGCATGGACCTCGAGGAGGCTCAGCAGATCGCCCAGGAGACCGCCATCGCCACGGCGGAGGCGGCGCTCGCCCAGGTGGCCGCCAAGGCGCGTGAGCCGAGGCCCAAGCCCATCGAGCTGCCCCCCAACACCGAGTTCAACGGCGAGGTGCTCCGGCAGGTCCGCGAGAGCCGGGGCCTGTCGCTCTCGCAGCTCGCCGAGCGCACGCGCATCTCCAGCAAGCACCTGGAGAATGTCGAGGCGGACCGCTACACCGCGCTCCCCGCCACCGTGTACCTGCGCGGCATCCTCATGAACATCGCCCGCGAGCTCGGGTTGGATCCGCTCAAGGTCTCCCGGAGCTATCTGACTCTGGCCGCAGGGCCGAAGAAGAAGTAG
- a CDS encoding RluA family pseudouridine synthase, whose translation MVAPEAREHQAPPEARGERLDQHLARAHPDLTRSRLQGLIEAGHVQVDGRPAKASLRLRGGERLSLHIPAPVAAVPVAEALPIDVLHEDRDLVVVNKAAGMVVHPGAGHASGTLVNALLHRVKDLAGVGGELRPGIVHRLDKDTTGCLVVAKNERTLVALQKAFKTRAVEKTYLALVHGHPKPEGRIETLYGRHPVHRQKFTGKVKEGKPAITVYRTRELFEGAALVEVDLLTGRTHQIRVHLAEAAHPLLCDALYGAGRKAKGPVLEAQEALGRQALHAWRLAFTHPRTGKALKLEAPLPADFEAAIARLRN comes from the coding sequence TTGGTAGCTCCCGAAGCGCGCGAGCACCAGGCCCCGCCCGAGGCCCGTGGCGAGCGGCTGGATCAGCACCTCGCGCGCGCCCATCCCGATCTCACCCGGTCCCGTCTCCAGGGGCTCATCGAGGCGGGCCACGTCCAGGTGGACGGCCGGCCCGCGAAGGCCTCGCTGCGGCTGCGCGGCGGTGAGCGGCTCTCCCTCCACATCCCCGCGCCCGTGGCGGCCGTGCCGGTGGCCGAAGCGCTGCCGATCGACGTGCTCCACGAGGATCGGGATCTCGTCGTGGTGAACAAGGCGGCGGGCATGGTGGTGCACCCGGGGGCGGGGCACGCCTCGGGGACGCTGGTCAACGCGCTGCTGCACCGGGTGAAGGATCTGGCCGGAGTGGGCGGCGAGCTGCGGCCGGGCATCGTCCACCGGCTCGACAAGGACACCACGGGGTGCCTCGTGGTGGCGAAGAACGAGCGGACGCTCGTGGCGCTGCAGAAGGCCTTCAAGACGCGCGCGGTGGAGAAGACGTACCTGGCGCTGGTACACGGCCACCCCAAGCCCGAGGGCCGCATCGAGACGCTGTACGGGCGCCACCCGGTGCACCGGCAGAAGTTCACCGGCAAAGTCAAAGAGGGCAAGCCCGCGATCACGGTGTACCGGACGCGCGAGCTCTTCGAGGGCGCCGCGCTCGTCGAGGTGGACCTGCTGACGGGCCGCACGCACCAGATCCGCGTGCACCTGGCCGAGGCGGCGCATCCGCTCTTGTGCGATGCGTTGTACGGCGCCGGGCGCAAGGCGAAGGGGCCAGTGCTCGAGGCCCAGGAGGCGCTGGGGCGCCAGGCGCTGCACGCGTGGCGGCTCGCGTTCACGCACCCGCGGACGGGCAAGGCGCTGAAGCTGGAGGCGCCGCTGCCCGCGGACTTCGAAGCAGCAATCGCGCGTCTCCGCAATTGA